The following are encoded in a window of Struthio camelus isolate bStrCam1 chromosome Z, bStrCam1.hap1, whole genome shotgun sequence genomic DNA:
- the LOC104146911 gene encoding DEP domain-containing protein 1B isoform X1 — MEPRLVGPGPYRATRLWNEIIELFRSGMPLRKHRCRFKSYERCFKASEAVDWLHELLGCNQNFGPEVTRNQTVKLLKKFLKNHVIEDIKGRWGKEDFQDDGHLYRFPPSSPLKPYPKKPSCTKEVIKFPDWNEPKGGTSQEHILVKSVTMNSEMWYKRHSIAIGEVPACKLVYRRQLTQANVEEIWKSITLSRLQKILGLDCLDEVLDTKLVNSKHIVQNAYNVNKQGIVILEDKSKELPHWILSAMKCLANWPSCSDLKQPTYSGFERDVFKTIADYFGQMKEPLLTFHLFDVFVSVLGLLQKHSKVIEALQISCLLLPPENRKKLQLLVRMMARISSNKDLPPLSESVRTKTLMVQAFSRCILCSKEEIDLDELLAAKLVSFLMDNYQEILNIPSSLKASIEQHVVHLQRVQIKYAGADTDATFYAPSFYHQISTDEFESQRANGSQEPLAALLEEIAMNKEISVKDKKKKLKQFQKSYPEVYRIRFPTPEAEALLFPEKNKQKPPILMWALKKPFQPFHRTRSFRM; from the exons ATGGAGCCGAGGCTGGTCGGCCCTGGGCCCTACCGCGCTACCCGGCTG TGGAATGAGATAATCGAGCTCTTTCGTTCTGGGATGCCTTTACGGAAGCATCGGTGCCGCTTCAAAAGCTATGAGCGTTGTTTCAAAGCCTCGGAGGCAGTGGACTGGTTACATGAACTACTTGGCTGCAATCAAAACTTTGGCCCAGAAGTAACTCGCAATCAAACAGTTAAGCTGCTtaaaaaattcctgaaaaatcATGTTATTGAAGATATTAAAGGAAGATGGGGCAAAGAGGACTTTCAAGACGATGGTCACTTATATAG ATTTCCTCCTTCCTCGCCGTTGAAGCCATATCCAAAGAAACCTTCCTGCACAAAGGAAGTAATTAAATTTCCAGATTGGAATGAACCTAAGGGTGGCACTTCCCAAGAACACATCCTGGTGAAATCGGTCACAATG AACTCTGAAATGTGGTACAAGCGTCACAGCATAGCTATAGGAGAAGTACCAGCATGCAAACTTGTGTACCGTAGACAGCTAACACAGGCAAATGTAGAAGAGATCTGGAAATCCATAACATTGTCACG cttACAAAAAATCTTAGGTCTGGATTGTCTGGATGAAGTGCTAGACACGAAGCTTGTGAATTCTAAGCATATTGTTCAAAATGCGTACAACGTCAATAAGCAAGGAATTGTCATTTTGGAAGATAAATCAA AGGAATTACCTCACTGGATATTGTCAGCAATGAAATGTCTAGCAAACT ggcccAGCTGCTCAGATTTGAAGCAGCCTACATATTCAGGATTTGAAAGAGATGTCTTCAAAACTATAGCAGATTACTTTGGCCAGATGAAAGAGCCTCTTCTCACGTTTCatctttttgatgtttttgtCAGTGTTTTAG GTCTGCTGCAAAAACACAGTAAGGTCATAGAAGCTCTTCAGATTTCCTGTCTCCTGCTGCCTCCAGAAAACCGGAAAAAACTACAGCTATTGGTGAGGATGATGGCAAGAATTAGCTCTAACAAGGACTTGCCACCTCTTTCTGAATCAGTGAGGACCAAAACCTTG atggtTCAGGCATTTTCCCGTTGTATTCTCTGCTCAAAGGAGGAAATAGACTTGGATGAACTGCTTGCTGCTAAACTAGTATCTTTTCTCATGGACAATTATCAAGAAATCTTAAACATTCCCTCTTCCTTAAAAGCTTCTATAGAGCAACATGTTGTACATCTCCAAAGAGTCCAA ATAAAATATGCTGGAGCTGACACTGATGCAACTTTTTATGCTCCATCATTTTATCACCAAATCAGTACAGATGAATTTGAATCCCAAAGGGCAAATGGCTCTCAAGAACCGCTGGCAGCTTTATTGGAAGAAATCGCAATGAATAAAGAAATATCTGTCAAAGACAAGAAGAAGAAACtcaaacaa TTTCAGAAATCTTACCCCGAAGTGTATAGAATACGATTTCCTACCCCTGAAGCTGAAGCGCtgctatttccagaaaaaaataaacagaaaccacCAATACTGATGTGGGCCTTAAAAAAACCATTTCAACCATTTCACAGAACCAGAAGCTTTCGAATGTAA
- the LOC104146911 gene encoding DEP domain-containing protein 1B isoform X2: MPLRKHRCRFKSYERCFKASEAVDWLHELLGCNQNFGPEVTRNQTVKLLKKFLKNHVIEDIKGRWGKEDFQDDGHLYRFPPSSPLKPYPKKPSCTKEVIKFPDWNEPKGGTSQEHILVKSVTMNSEMWYKRHSIAIGEVPACKLVYRRQLTQANVEEIWKSITLSRLQKILGLDCLDEVLDTKLVNSKHIVQNAYNVNKQGIVILEDKSKELPHWILSAMKCLANWPSCSDLKQPTYSGFERDVFKTIADYFGQMKEPLLTFHLFDVFVSVLGLLQKHSKVIEALQISCLLLPPENRKKLQLLVRMMARISSNKDLPPLSESVRTKTLMVQAFSRCILCSKEEIDLDELLAAKLVSFLMDNYQEILNIPSSLKASIEQHVVHLQRVQIKYAGADTDATFYAPSFYHQISTDEFESQRANGSQEPLAALLEEIAMNKEISVKDKKKKLKQFQKSYPEVYRIRFPTPEAEALLFPEKNKQKPPILMWALKKPFQPFHRTRSFRM, from the exons ATGCCTTTACGGAAGCATCGGTGCCGCTTCAAAAGCTATGAGCGTTGTTTCAAAGCCTCGGAGGCAGTGGACTGGTTACATGAACTACTTGGCTGCAATCAAAACTTTGGCCCAGAAGTAACTCGCAATCAAACAGTTAAGCTGCTtaaaaaattcctgaaaaatcATGTTATTGAAGATATTAAAGGAAGATGGGGCAAAGAGGACTTTCAAGACGATGGTCACTTATATAG ATTTCCTCCTTCCTCGCCGTTGAAGCCATATCCAAAGAAACCTTCCTGCACAAAGGAAGTAATTAAATTTCCAGATTGGAATGAACCTAAGGGTGGCACTTCCCAAGAACACATCCTGGTGAAATCGGTCACAATG AACTCTGAAATGTGGTACAAGCGTCACAGCATAGCTATAGGAGAAGTACCAGCATGCAAACTTGTGTACCGTAGACAGCTAACACAGGCAAATGTAGAAGAGATCTGGAAATCCATAACATTGTCACG cttACAAAAAATCTTAGGTCTGGATTGTCTGGATGAAGTGCTAGACACGAAGCTTGTGAATTCTAAGCATATTGTTCAAAATGCGTACAACGTCAATAAGCAAGGAATTGTCATTTTGGAAGATAAATCAA AGGAATTACCTCACTGGATATTGTCAGCAATGAAATGTCTAGCAAACT ggcccAGCTGCTCAGATTTGAAGCAGCCTACATATTCAGGATTTGAAAGAGATGTCTTCAAAACTATAGCAGATTACTTTGGCCAGATGAAAGAGCCTCTTCTCACGTTTCatctttttgatgtttttgtCAGTGTTTTAG GTCTGCTGCAAAAACACAGTAAGGTCATAGAAGCTCTTCAGATTTCCTGTCTCCTGCTGCCTCCAGAAAACCGGAAAAAACTACAGCTATTGGTGAGGATGATGGCAAGAATTAGCTCTAACAAGGACTTGCCACCTCTTTCTGAATCAGTGAGGACCAAAACCTTG atggtTCAGGCATTTTCCCGTTGTATTCTCTGCTCAAAGGAGGAAATAGACTTGGATGAACTGCTTGCTGCTAAACTAGTATCTTTTCTCATGGACAATTATCAAGAAATCTTAAACATTCCCTCTTCCTTAAAAGCTTCTATAGAGCAACATGTTGTACATCTCCAAAGAGTCCAA ATAAAATATGCTGGAGCTGACACTGATGCAACTTTTTATGCTCCATCATTTTATCACCAAATCAGTACAGATGAATTTGAATCCCAAAGGGCAAATGGCTCTCAAGAACCGCTGGCAGCTTTATTGGAAGAAATCGCAATGAATAAAGAAATATCTGTCAAAGACAAGAAGAAGAAACtcaaacaa TTTCAGAAATCTTACCCCGAAGTGTATAGAATACGATTTCCTACCCCTGAAGCTGAAGCGCtgctatttccagaaaaaaataaacagaaaccacCAATACTGATGTGGGCCTTAAAAAAACCATTTCAACCATTTCACAGAACCAGAAGCTTTCGAATGTAA